A stretch of the Gemmatimonadaceae bacterium genome encodes the following:
- a CDS encoding TetR/AcrR family transcriptional regulator, translated as MIEDHRHRILHAAARVYAQHGWRGATPTRRIAEEAGVNEVTIFRQFGSKDALLEIAMRECARLEQDATLPHEPAHPERELYHWIHAHHASLSNMRDIVRQMMSEAAERPETAICAAEGPSKGVCPTAAVCRPVAAPRMDQRAGRDASVMSAAPSPCSWVPSSRTP; from the coding sequence ATGATCGAAGACCATCGACACCGGATTCTGCACGCCGCCGCCCGTGTGTATGCCCAGCACGGATGGCGCGGGGCGACTCCCACGCGCCGCATCGCTGAAGAGGCGGGCGTCAACGAAGTCACGATCTTTCGGCAGTTCGGCTCGAAGGATGCGCTGCTCGAGATCGCCATGCGGGAGTGCGCGCGTCTGGAACAGGATGCAACACTGCCCCACGAGCCCGCGCACCCGGAACGCGAGTTGTATCACTGGATTCATGCGCACCACGCCTCGTTGTCGAACATGCGGGACATCGTGCGCCAGATGATGAGCGAGGCGGCGGAGCGTCCGGAAACGGCGATCTGTGCGGCCGAGGGGCCCAGCAAGGGCGTTTGCCCAACTGCGGCAGTATGTCGTCCAGTTGCGGCGCCACGGATGGATCAGCGAGCCGGAAGAGACGCGTCGGTGATGTCCGCGGCGCCGTCACCATGCTCATGGGTGCCATCTTCGCGGACGCCATGA
- a CDS encoding XdhC family protein yields MSLVLVGAGRGAEAFAAIAHTLGWRVTLVDHRPFVVESVSLPERVARIVARADDGIAHVSRDSRTAVALLSHQFAIDAEWLERLLPLPLGYVGVLGSRQRAAQLVESLRTGGLEITARMEQRLHAPIGLDLGGESPESIALSAIAEIEAILHGRPGGSLRERHSPIHTRTPTPHTAP; encoded by the coding sequence GTGTCGCTGGTCCTCGTCGGTGCAGGTCGAGGCGCGGAGGCCTTCGCCGCGATCGCGCACACACTGGGATGGCGCGTCACGCTGGTCGATCATCGTCCATTTGTGGTGGAGTCCGTCTCGCTGCCGGAACGGGTAGCGCGGATTGTGGCTCGGGCCGACGACGGGATCGCTCACGTATCGCGCGATTCACGGACCGCCGTGGCGCTGCTCTCTCATCAATTTGCGATCGACGCCGAATGGCTGGAGCGGCTGTTGCCGCTACCGCTGGGGTATGTCGGCGTGCTGGGGTCGCGCCAGCGGGCCGCACAACTGGTGGAATCGTTGCGGACCGGGGGCCTCGAGATCACGGCGCGAATGGAACAGCGACTGCACGCACCGATCGGACTCGATCTGGGGGGCGAGTCCCCCGAGTCGATTGCACTGTCGGCTATCGCCGAAATCGAGGCGATTCTGCATGGCCGCCCGGGCGGATCGCTTCGGGAGCGGCACAGTCCCATCCACACACGCACCCCAACGCCGCACACCGCACCGTGA